One Nicotiana sylvestris chromosome 12, ASM39365v2, whole genome shotgun sequence genomic window carries:
- the LOC138883447 gene encoding uncharacterized protein: MIPTPAITPPTQPDRGRGRGGSGCPRGGGQARYYALPARTKAVAFKSVIIGIVPICQRDASALFDLGSTYSYMSFYFTPHLGVSQDSLSSLVYVSTPVGDSLVVNHVYRSCLINLSGFDTRADLLLLIMVDFDIILGMDWLSHHYAILDYNVKTVKLAIIGLPRLEWRGTLDYHLSKFISFLKAQ; encoded by the coding sequence atgattcCAACACCAGCTATTactccacctactcagccagatcgaggtagaggtcgaggaggtagtggttgccctagagggggaggccaggccagatactatgcccttcctgctcgtacaAAGGCCGTTGCTTTTAAAtctgtcattataggtattgttccgATCTGTCAGAGAGATGCATCTGCTCTAtttgatctaggctccacttattcctatatGTCATTTTATTTTACCCCGCATTTGGGagtatctcaggattctttgagttcccttgtttatgtgtctactcctgtgggagattctcttgttgtgaacCACGTGTATCGCTCGTGTTTGATTAATCTTAGTGGTTTTGAtactagagccgatttattattgctcatcatggtagactttgatattatcttgggcatggactggttgtcacatcattatgctattcttgattataaCGTCAAGACCGTAAAGCTGGCTATAATAGGCTTACcgcgattagagtggaggggtaccttagattaccATCTTAGCaaatttatttcatttcttaaagctcaataA